A stretch of DNA from Marinobacter antarcticus:
TGCCCGAGACAACCAGGACAACCCTTGATTTACACACTCTGCGGTATTAATTCCTGGTTCCGCCTTCGACACCTCACCCTCCTCAAATGCAATTCGGGCCGCGTCATTTTTCAGGCTTTTTAACATCATCTTCAGACCAGGAAGGATATACCCACCGAGATGCTGCCCAGAATTATTAACATAGTCCACAGTAATCGCGCTACCAGCATCTATGACGGCACATCCGCACTTGTAGCGCTTCCACGCGCCATACATCCCATGCCAGCGATCGGCTCCCATGGTCCGCGGATCCATGTAAGAGTTTCGCAAGCCAAATCGCTGGGCTTCAGCCCAGTAAAAATGCACCGGGCCGGATACCTTTTGCTCGAGGTATGATGAAAGCCGCAGCCGAATATCTTCGTGGATAACC
This window harbors:
- a CDS encoding type III pantothenate kinase, with the protein product MRLLVDAGNTRFKWRLEQEGIVIDEGWSALGTNAPLASIEGYLGAVSRVGVSAVIHEDIRLRLSSYLEQKVSGPVHFYWAEAQRFGLRNSYMDPRTMGADRWHGMYGAWKRYKCGCAVIDAGSAITVDYVNNSGQHLGGYILPGLKMMLKSLKNDAARIAFEEGEVSKAEPGINTAECVNQGLSWLSRAMIERVSKDVSELNLSQTLVTGGDAGRLFALGMKGAHHPSLVLDGLGYIDSEAFG